TAGCAGCTTCCATAACTCCACCTGTAGCTCCGAATATAACTCCTGCTCCTGTGTAATCTCCGAAGAACTCATCAAATACTCCGTCTTCTAATTTATTAAACTCTATTCTAGCTTCTTTTATCATCTTTCCAAGTTCTCTAGTTGTTAAAACTGCATCTACATCTCTTAATCCATCAACTTCCATTTCTTTTCTTGCAGATTCAGTCTTTTTAGATGTACATGGCATTATAGACACTACATATATATCCTTAGGGTCTATGTTATTTATCTTAGCGTAGTAAGACTTAAGTATAGCTCCCATCATTTGATGAGGTGACTTACAGCTTGATAAATTATCTAAAAGCTCTGGGTAATAGAATTCACAGTATCTTATCCAACCTGGTGAACATGAAGTTATCATTGGAAGTGTTCCACCATTTTGAATTCTATTTAGAAGCTCATGTCCTTCTTCCATTATAGTAAGGTCTGCTGCGAAGTTAGTATCAAATACCTTGTTAAATCCAAGTCTCTTAAGAGCTGATACCATCTTTCCAGTAACTCTAGTTCCTATTGGAAGACCGAATTCTTCTCCTAGAGCTGCTCTTACTGCTGGTGCAGTTTGAACTAATACATGCTTAGTATTATCTTCTATAGCATCCCATACTTTTTCTATATCAGATTTTTCTCTAAGTGCTGCAACTGGACATACATTTATACATTGTCCACAGTACACACATGGTGCATCTGCCATACTTGTATCAAATGCAGGTGCAACTTCAGTCTCTATACCTCTGTTAGTGAATGCTAATGCTCCTATATTTTGAACCTTTGAACATACAGCAACACATCTTCCGCAAAGTATACATTTATTAGGATCTCTTACTATTGAGCTTGATAATTCATCTATAGCTTTTTCTTCTCTTTCTCCTTCGAACTCAACATTTTTAACATTTAGATCTTCTGAAAGCTTTTGTAATTCACAATTTCCATTTCTAAAACAAGCTAAACAATCTCTGTTGTGATCTGAAAGTATTAATTCTAGATTAGCCTTTCTAGCTTCTCTTATTTTTCTTGTATTAGTCTTTATTACCATTCCCTCAGCTACCGGATGAACACATGAAGCTTGAAGATTTCTAGCTCCTTCTATTTCAACTAAACACATTCTACATGCTCCGATTTCATTTATATCCTTTAAGTAGCAAAGAGTCGGTATATCTATTCCTATCTCTCTAGCAGCTTCAAGTATAGTATACTCTTTAGGAACTTCTATTTTTACATTATCTATAGTTAAAGTAACTTTTTGCACTATAAACACCTCTCTTTTCATGATTATTGTTTAGATATCGCTCCAAATGGACATTTAGCAACACATGCTCCACACTTTATACAAGCATCTGTATCTATTATATGTGCTTCCTTAACCTTACCTTTTATAGCATTAACTGGACATGCCTTAGCACATAATGTACATCCCTTACATTTATCCTCAGTAACCTTGTACTCAAGTAGTGCTTGACATACTCCTGATGGACATCTCTTTTCATTTACATGAGCTTCATATTCATGTCTAAATCTCTTTATAGTTGAAAGTACTGGGTTGGGAGCTGTTTGACCAAGTCCACAAAGTGCAGAAGTCTTAATATTTTCAGCAAGCTTTTCAAGCTTTTCTATATCACTTCTTTCACCTTTACCCTCTGTTATTTTCTCTAATATTTCAAGCATTCTCTTTGTTCCTATTCTACAAGGTGGACATTTTCCACAAGATTCTTCAACTGTAAACTCCAAGAAGAATTTAGCTATATCAACCATACAGTTATCTTCATCAAGTATAATCATTCCACCAGATCCCATCATAGATCCAAGGGCTGTTAATGAATCATAATCTATTGGAGTATCTAAATATTCCTCTGTTAAGCATCCACCAGATGGTCCTCCAGTTTGAACTGCCTTAAACTTCTTACCATTAGGAATTCCTCCACCTATTTCAAATATTATCTCTCTTAAAGTAGTTCCCATAGGTATTTCTACAAGACCAGTATTTTCTACCTTACCTCCAAGAGCAAATACCTTTGTTCCCTTAGATTTTTCTGTTCCAATTGATGAGAACCAATCTGCTCCCTTTAATATTATCTTTGGTATATTAGCGTAAGTTTCAACGTTGTTAAGTAGCGTTGGCTTATTCCATAAACCTTTAACTGCTGGGAATGGAGGTCTTGGTCTTGGCATACCTCTTCTACCCTCTATAGAATTTATAAGTGCTGTTTCTTCTCCACAAACAAAAGCTCCAGCTCCAAGTCTTATTTCCATATCATAGTCAAAATCAGTTCCGAATATGTTTTTACCAATATATCCTGCTTCTCTAGCCTTATCTATTGCTATTTGAAGTCTTTCGATTGCAACTGGATACTCAGCTCTTACATATACATATCCTTGGTTTGCCCCAACCGCATATCCAGCTATAGCCATAGCCTCTATTACAGCATGTGGATCTCCCTCAAGTATAGATCTATCCATAAATGCTCCTGGATCTCCTTCATCTGCATTACATGCAACATACTTTTGATCACTATCTGTCTTATACGTAAACTCCCATTTAAGACCTGTTGGGAATCCTCCGCCTCCACGTCCACGAAGTCCTGATTTTTTAACTTCATCTATAACTTGCTCAGGAGTCATTTCAGTTAACGCTTTTTTAAGAGCTCCGTATCCTTTTTTCTCTAAATAATCATCTATGTCTTCTGCTCCTATAACTCCACAATGCTCAAGAGCTATTCTCATTTGCTTTTTATAAAAAGGTACTTCTTCAAAAGATTTAACTTCTCCCTCTTCAGTAACCGCTTCTTTATATAAAAGATCTTTTACTATTTTTTTGCCTATTATATGTTCATCAACTATCTTTTCTACATCTTCAAGCTTAACATGTGCATAAAAAGCTCCTTCTGGATAAACAATAACTATAGGTCCTGCCGCACAAAGTCCGAAACATCCTGTTTTTATCATTTTAACGTCTTCTTTTATTCCTCTTTGTTCAAGTAAATTTTCCATTTTCTCTAATATTTTAAGAGAACTAGATGAAGTACAACCAGTACCCCCACAAACTAATACCTGGTTTTTATAAGCCATTAATAGTCCCTCCTTGAATAATTTCTTCTATACTAATAAATTGTCTTATTTATATTTGCTAAGTA
The window above is part of the Tepidibacter aestuarii genome. Proteins encoded here:
- a CDS encoding NADH-dependent [FeFe] hydrogenase, group A6, with protein sequence MQKVTLTIDNVKIEVPKEYTILEAAREIGIDIPTLCYLKDINEIGACRMCLVEIEGARNLQASCVHPVAEGMVIKTNTRKIREARKANLELILSDHNRDCLACFRNGNCELQKLSEDLNVKNVEFEGEREEKAIDELSSSIVRDPNKCILCGRCVAVCSKVQNIGALAFTNRGIETEVAPAFDTSMADAPCVYCGQCINVCPVAALREKSDIEKVWDAIEDNTKHVLVQTAPAVRAALGEEFGLPIGTRVTGKMVSALKRLGFNKVFDTNFAADLTIMEEGHELLNRIQNGGTLPMITSCSPGWIRYCEFYYPELLDNLSSCKSPHQMMGAILKSYYAKINNIDPKDIYVVSIMPCTSKKTESARKEMEVDGLRDVDAVLTTRELGKMIKEARIEFNKLEDGVFDEFFGDYTGAGVIFGATGGVMEAAIRTVADVLSGEDLEEIEYNVVRGIENLKEAEVKIGDMAVKVAVVHGTGAASQLLDLIKEGKADYHFIEVMGCSGGCVTGGGQPQVSAKVREEVDLRVERAKALYEEDALMAVRKSHKNESIQKLYSDFLGKPNGHMAHELLHTHYSKKEIYPIKEEACAGDCKLKECACESC
- the nuoF gene encoding NADH-quinone oxidoreductase subunit NuoF, which encodes MAYKNQVLVCGGTGCTSSSSLKILEKMENLLEQRGIKEDVKMIKTGCFGLCAAGPIVIVYPEGAFYAHVKLEDVEKIVDEHIIGKKIVKDLLYKEAVTEEGEVKSFEEVPFYKKQMRIALEHCGVIGAEDIDDYLEKKGYGALKKALTEMTPEQVIDEVKKSGLRGRGGGGFPTGLKWEFTYKTDSDQKYVACNADEGDPGAFMDRSILEGDPHAVIEAMAIAGYAVGANQGYVYVRAEYPVAIERLQIAIDKAREAGYIGKNIFGTDFDYDMEIRLGAGAFVCGEETALINSIEGRRGMPRPRPPFPAVKGLWNKPTLLNNVETYANIPKIILKGADWFSSIGTEKSKGTKVFALGGKVENTGLVEIPMGTTLREIIFEIGGGIPNGKKFKAVQTGGPSGGCLTEEYLDTPIDYDSLTALGSMMGSGGMIILDEDNCMVDIAKFFLEFTVEESCGKCPPCRIGTKRMLEILEKITEGKGERSDIEKLEKLAENIKTSALCGLGQTAPNPVLSTIKRFRHEYEAHVNEKRCPSGVCQALLEYKVTEDKCKGCTLCAKACPVNAIKGKVKEAHIIDTDACIKCGACVAKCPFGAISKQ